From the genome of Candidatus Electrothrix communis, one region includes:
- a CDS encoding transposase, with the protein MFKKTSPQLTLTEPAFQMAGILPKDDWSFIYKDKIWPLIDENQFKHLYSKEAGAPNISIKLKVSLLIFMALEQLNWRQVEFMFMRRIDWINATYSEFGQAFIDHTTLFKFYQQIEDDKATYQLFVDLTNNFIKSCGVSKKKQRVDSFFMLGWLATLSRYGLFKETIRGFLQALRKHKPGLYAEVKDELSLDYLQDNFDLTEKDKDKARGRIKEMAKDLYLLKTSFEHHHQVGHYQTFKTLAQVFDQQCAVKSENDLSSSPADVDSDKELVEAARNTAPVDSEEEISSGNMTPADESADSTKNIVPAEPEIEMRAKPVGDKIISTPHNTDAEYTRKRNQTVVGHKGFVTETCDPDNKVQFITDVNLEAATHADATEISFIEQRLEENNLKPKELNADAGFVNGQSILEAAARGIDLAGPSSGRSQSIEGFADIDRPLDIADFKVQINDETKELSVLSCPKNQVPIDQPRSEKTGKLLVHFNSDVCRACGVCDRCPVKIGVKIATLTVDEAQYAGAARHHQYMGDPEYRRKCGIRAGAESLVNEIANAHDGRQSRHRNEKGSRLQLVMAGISCNVKRFIRFTQNSVQNPSNVVA; encoded by the coding sequence CACCGAATATTTCAATCAAGCTGAAAGTATCCCTGCTCATTTTTATGGCTCTGGAACAACTCAACTGGCGGCAGGTTGAGTTTATGTTTATGCGCAGGATCGATTGGATCAATGCGACATATTCAGAATTTGGACAAGCCTTTATCGACCATACCACGTTATTCAAGTTTTATCAGCAAATCGAAGATGATAAAGCCACTTACCAACTCTTTGTCGACCTCACCAATAACTTTATCAAAAGCTGTGGGGTTTCAAAGAAGAAACAGCGCGTTGATTCTTTTTTCATGCTTGGATGGCTCGCGACACTTTCCCGTTATGGATTATTCAAGGAAACCATCAGGGGGTTTCTTCAAGCACTACGAAAGCATAAGCCCGGACTGTATGCAGAGGTAAAAGACGAACTTTCCCTTGATTACCTACAGGATAATTTTGATTTAACAGAAAAGGATAAAGATAAGGCCAGAGGTCGAATCAAGGAAATGGCCAAGGATCTTTACCTGCTGAAAACATCTTTTGAACATCATCATCAAGTGGGCCATTACCAGACATTTAAGACATTAGCCCAAGTGTTTGATCAGCAGTGTGCTGTTAAATCTGAAAATGACCTTTCTTCTTCTCCTGCTGATGTTGACTCTGACAAAGAACTCGTTGAAGCTGCAAGGAATACCGCTCCGGTTGACTCTGAAGAGGAAATATCGTCTGGCAACATGACACCTGCTGATGAATCAGCTGACAGTACAAAAAATATTGTTCCTGCTGAACCTGAGATAGAAATGCGGGCGAAGCCGGTGGGTGATAAAATCATATCCACTCCGCATAATACCGATGCTGAATATACGCGTAAAAGGAACCAAACGGTTGTTGGTCATAAAGGATTTGTTACCGAAACTTGCGATCCTGATAACAAAGTTCAATTTATTACTGATGTAAACCTTGAAGCCGCAACTCATGCTGATGCAACAGAAATATCTTTTATAGAACAACGACTTGAAGAGAACAATCTGAAACCAAAAGAACTGAATGCGGATGCTGGTTTTGTCAATGGACAGTCAATCCTGGAAGCGGCAGCAAGGGGTATAGACTTGGCAGGTCCCAGTTCAGGACGATCACAGAGTATAGAAGGGTTTGCTGACATAGACCGCCCTCTTGATATTGCTGACTTTAAGGTTCAAATTAATGATGAGACGAAAGAGCTTTCTGTTTTGTCCTGCCCGAAAAATCAAGTTCCGATCGATCAGCCTCGCAGTGAGAAAACCGGCAAACTCCTGGTTCATTTCAACAGTGATGTTTGTAGAGCTTGTGGCGTCTGTGACCGTTGTCCGGTTAAAATTGGTGTTAAAATAGCAACATTAACTGTGGACGAGGCACAATATGCTGGAGCCGCTCGCCATCATCAGTATATGGGTGATCCAGAATACCGCAGGAAATGTGGTATCCGTGCAGGAGCCGAAAGTCTTGTAAACGAAATTGCCAATGCACACGACGGCAGGCAATCACGTCATCGAAATGAAAAAGGATCCCGGCTACAGTTAGTGATGGCTGGAATAAGTTGTAATGTGAAGCGATTTATCCGTTTTACGCAGAACTCCGTCCAAAATCCATCAAATGTGGTCGCATAG